GAACACTCGATTAGCATAGAGGACATGGGACAGAAAGTAGTCGGGACAGGCGCTCGAGCGGGCGCACCGGTTGTGTGCGTCATCGGGGGAGGCCAGCTGGCGAGGATGATGCAGGAGGCCGCCATCGCCCTCGGCATCGAGCTGCGGGCGCTCGTCGAGGCCGATGATGGGTCGGCGGCCCAGGCGATCCGCTACAGCGAGGTCGGCAGCGCGGATGACCGCGACGCGATCGTCGCCTTCACCGCGGGACAGCCCGTCACCGTCGAGCACGAGCACATCCCCAGCCCGATCCTCCGGGAGATCGGATCGCGGCCCTCGGCCGACGCCCTCATCTTCGCCCAGGACAAGCTCATCATGCGGTCCCAGCTCGACGCCCCGCACCCGCGCTGGCACAGGGCGGAGAGCCGCGCCGAGATCGATGCCGCCATCGCCCAGCTCGGCGGGACCGCGGTCGCGAAGACCCCGCGCGGCGGCTACGACGGCAAGGGAGTCGCCATCATCTCCTCCGCCACCGACATCCCCTGGACCTACACCGACGGGGACCAGATCCTCCTCGAGGAGAAGGTCCCGTTCGATAGGGAGGTGTCCCAGCTCGTCGCACGCCGCCCCTCGGGCGAGATCCAAGCATGGCCGCTCGTCACCTCCGTCCAGCGGGATGGGATCTGTTTCGAGGTGACTGCCCCCGCACCCGTGCCGCGTGCTCTCCACGAGAAGGCCGAGGCGATCGCGCGGCGGATCGCAGAACAGACGGGCGTCGTCGGCGTCCTCGCGGTTGAAATGTTCGCGGTCGGGGAGGATCTGGTCGTCAACGAGTTGGCGATGAGACCCCACAACACCGGACACTGGACGATCGAGGGTGCGGTCACGAGCCAGTTCGAGCAGCACCTGCGGGCCGTCCTCGACCTGCCGCTCGGGGACACCGCCCCGCTGGCACCCTGGTCCGTCATGGTCAACCTGCTCGGGTCTGAGCTGGACGACCCGCGGGAGGCCCTCGGCGCCGTTTGGGAGGCCGATCCCGGGGTCAAGATCCACATGTACGGCAAGGAGGTCCGGCCCGAGCGCAAGATCGGGCATGTGACCGTGACGGGCGATGATCTCGAGCAGGTGCGGGCACGAGCCCGTGCCGCCATCGCCATCCTCGAAGGGAGATAGCATGCGCGTCGGCGTTGTCATGGGGTCCGATTCGGATTGGCCGGTCATGGAGGCGGCGACAGCCGCCCTTGATGAGTTCGGCATCGAATGGGAGGCCGATGTCGTCTCCGCACACCGGATGCCGCAGGAGATGATCGACTACGGAAAGACGGCCGCCTCCCGCGGGGTCGGCGTCATCATCGCCGGGGCGGGCGGTGCCGCCCACCTGCCGGGCATGCTCGCCTCCGTTACGACCCTGCCCGTCATCGGCGTCCCCGTCCCGCTCACGCACCTCGACGGGATGGATTCACTCCTGTCGATCGTCCAGATGCCGGCGGGGGTGCCCGTCGCGACCGTGTCGATCGGCGGGGCGCGGAATGCGGGCCTGCTCGCTGCCCGGATCCTCGGCGTCACCGACGAGGGGATCGCGCAGCAGATGGCGCGGTTCCAGGAGGACCTGGCGGAGACCGCCAGGGCTAAGGGAGCATCGCTTCGACGTCGGCTTGACTGATCGACCCGTCGGCAACCTTCCGGAAGAACTCGTCGGTTCCCTGCGGGTCGAGAAGCACGGTCGATCCGACTCCGCCCGGCTGGTAGTTGACATCGACGATCGGGGGAGTGCCGACGACGCCGTTCGGTCCCATGATCGTCCTCATCGGCCACCCGATCATGCCCAGATCGAGCAGGCTCGTGTCCGGGTCGGTTGTCAGCACGGACGCCGTCGATCCGACGAGCCGGTACTGGCGGACGGGGTTGATGAGGGTCGCGGGGCTCACGGCCTCATCCATGATGGTGGCGATGACCTGGCGCTGGCGGGCCGTGCGGCCGATGTCGCCGAGCGGGTCTGAGTATCGCATGCGGGTGAAGGCGAGGGCCGTCGTCCCGTCCGCCTCGTGGCACCCGGCCTCCCAGACGAGCCCCGACATCGTGTCGTTGACGTCATAGTCGAGGCAGAGCTCGACACCGCCGACCGCGTCAACAAGAGACGAGATCCCGTCCATACCGACCTCGACATAGTGGTCGATCGTCAGCCCGGACAGGCCCTCGACCGTCTCGACGAGCAGATCGGGCCCACCGACGGAATAGGCGGCATTGAGCTTCGCATTCCCGTAGCGCGGGATCGACACGTACGTGTCGCGCGGGAGGGAGATGAGGGAGGGATTACCGGACTCGGGGATGTGGACGAGCATGATCGAATCCGACCGCTGGCCCTCGACACCGTCGTTGATGCCGTCCTCGGAGCGCCGATCCGTCCCCGCGAAGAGCACCGTCCGTCCCGGCGTGTCAGGGGCGCCGGACAGGGCCTCGACGTGGGACAGCTTCGAGTCCCCATAGAAGTAGAGGAACACCGGCCAGGCGATGAGAGCGACGAGGAGAAGAAGGACCAGGGGTCCGAGGCGGCGCCGGCGTCGCCGGGGCGGGGCGGACTGCCGGGGCGGTGCAGGCGGGGGAGCGGTCGGAGATGCTGGGGGGCGCGTCGCGGGACGCTCGTCGATCGGCAGTCCGAGGGCACGCTGCGGGCGCGGGGCGGCCTGGCCTTTCGGCGGGAAGGTGGGCGGCGGAGTGTCCCCGCGAGAACTGACACGGTCGGCCGTTGGGCGCGGGGCCGACTCTCCGGCGGAGGGGGTCGACATGCGCTGCGTGCGGCCGCGCACAACCGCGGCGCCCGTGGCGGACGGGCGCTTGGCGGGATTCTTCGGCGGATAGGACGGTGCGCCGGTCACTCAGCCTCCTGGGTCTGGTCCACGGTTGCCGTCGCCGTCTCGGTTGGGACGTCGGTCGGCATGACCTCGCCATTGTCGTCGAAGATCGTCGACAGTGCGATGTCATCCCGCAGAGCCTCCCAGAGGATCTCGGACTCCGCGGCCGGCAGGACGCGGGCACCCGCCGGATCCCAGGGCATCGTCATGAGGAAGATGTCCTCCGTCGACACGCCGCGGATCGAGTTCGCGAGCGAGGCGAGCGTGTCGATGTTGCCGAGCTGGGCGTCGGTGACGATCGACTGGGACACCGCATCGACGAGCCGGTAAAGAGACGGGAGGTCGGTGAGGATGTTGCGGCTGAGGGCGTCTTCCGCGATCGCGAGGACGAGCTCCTGCTGCCTCTGCATGCGACCGATATCGGAGCCGTCGCCGATGCCCTTGCGGGCGCGTGCGAAGGCGAGCGCCTGCTCGCCATCGAGCGTCTGACATCCGGCGGAGATGTCGAGGCCGGCCATGGAGTCCGCCAGATCCTCCTCGAAGCACATCTCGACCCCGCCGAGGGCGTCGACGAACTGCTGGAAGGAGGCGAAGTCGACGACGACGAAGCCGTCGATGAAGAGCCCGGACATGCCCTCGACGGTGCGGATCGTACAGGCCGCGGCTGCTCCCACGTCGTCCGTCTGACCGCCGATGGAGAAGGCCGAGTTGAAGATGGCGGAGGTCTGCGGCGCCGTCCACGTGCCGTCCGGCAGGCGGCAGGAGGGGATGTCAACGAGGGTGTCGCGCGGGATGGAGACGATCTCCACACGAGAGCGATCGGCGGAGATGTGGGCCAGCATCGTCGTGTCCGACCTCATGCCGACGACATCGCCGGACTCGCCTGCGCCGTCGATGTCGGCCTCCCCTTCGCGCACGTCGGATCCGAGGATGAGGAAGTTGATGTCATCGCCGGGCTTGTAGGGCTCGAGCGGTGTCTCGGTCTCGCGGTCGAGGTAGATTTCGATATCCTGCGACTGGATGTTGCCGTCGAGTCGCGTGTAGGCGAAGTAGATCGCCGATCCGACGAAGAGGATGATGGCGAGCAGGACGCTCACCACTGGAACCGCCCACGGATACTGCCGGCCGACTGCGGCGTGGCTGGCCAGGCGTGACGTGGAGGAGAACGGACTCACGCTTTGATACTAGTGGCCAAGGCGGGGGTCTAGCGAAAATTGCCCTAGTCTGTCTGTGTAGATCACACTGAGGAGAAGAAGTGACCGGACCAGAGATCCATGTCGTCACGGTCGCCTATAACCCGGGCGAAGA
This is a stretch of genomic DNA from Flaviflexus salsibiostraticola. It encodes these proteins:
- a CDS encoding 5-(carboxyamino)imidazole ribonucleotide synthase; this translates as MGQKVVGTGARAGAPVVCVIGGGQLARMMQEAAIALGIELRALVEADDGSAAQAIRYSEVGSADDRDAIVAFTAGQPVTVEHEHIPSPILREIGSRPSADALIFAQDKLIMRSQLDAPHPRWHRAESRAEIDAAIAQLGGTAVAKTPRGGYDGKGVAIISSATDIPWTYTDGDQILLEEKVPFDREVSQLVARRPSGEIQAWPLVTSVQRDGICFEVTAPAPVPRALHEKAEAIARRIAEQTGVVGVLAVEMFAVGEDLVVNELAMRPHNTGHWTIEGAVTSQFEQHLRAVLDLPLGDTAPLAPWSVMVNLLGSELDDPREALGAVWEADPGVKIHMYGKEVRPERKIGHVTVTGDDLEQVRARARAAIAILEGR
- the purE gene encoding 5-(carboxyamino)imidazole ribonucleotide mutase, yielding MRVGVVMGSDSDWPVMEAATAALDEFGIEWEADVVSAHRMPQEMIDYGKTAASRGVGVIIAGAGGAAHLPGMLASVTTLPVIGVPVPLTHLDGMDSLLSIVQMPAGVPVATVSIGGARNAGLLAARILGVTDEGIAQQMARFQEDLAETARAKGASLRRRLD
- a CDS encoding LCP family protein — its product is MTGAPSYPPKNPAKRPSATGAAVVRGRTQRMSTPSAGESAPRPTADRVSSRGDTPPPTFPPKGQAAPRPQRALGLPIDERPATRPPASPTAPPPAPPRQSAPPRRRRRRLGPLVLLLLVALIAWPVFLYFYGDSKLSHVEALSGAPDTPGRTVLFAGTDRRSEDGINDGVEGQRSDSIMLVHIPESGNPSLISLPRDTYVSIPRYGNAKLNAAYSVGGPDLLVETVEGLSGLTIDHYVEVGMDGISSLVDAVGGVELCLDYDVNDTMSGLVWEAGCHEADGTTALAFTRMRYSDPLGDIGRTARQRQVIATIMDEAVSPATLINPVRQYRLVGSTASVLTTDPDTSLLDLGMIGWPMRTIMGPNGVVGTPPIVDVNYQPGGVGSTVLLDPQGTDEFFRKVADGSISQADVEAMLP
- a CDS encoding LCP family protein, coding for MSPFSSTSRLASHAAVGRQYPWAVPVVSVLLAIILFVGSAIYFAYTRLDGNIQSQDIEIYLDRETETPLEPYKPGDDINFLILGSDVREGEADIDGAGESGDVVGMRSDTTMLAHISADRSRVEIVSIPRDTLVDIPSCRLPDGTWTAPQTSAIFNSAFSIGGQTDDVGAAAACTIRTVEGMSGLFIDGFVVVDFASFQQFVDALGGVEMCFEEDLADSMAGLDISAGCQTLDGEQALAFARARKGIGDGSDIGRMQRQQELVLAIAEDALSRNILTDLPSLYRLVDAVSQSIVTDAQLGNIDTLASLANSIRGVSTEDIFLMTMPWDPAGARVLPAAESEILWEALRDDIALSTIFDDNGEVMPTDVPTETATATVDQTQEAE